One Halolamina litorea genomic window carries:
- a CDS encoding metal-dependent hydrolase: MLFPTHLAIAVLLGRRFRLSTAWLLVGATLPDAVDKPLASLGVVDLFHTVGHSALLVVLAVPVAYHSRAGLALAVGWGTHLFADAFQIIVNGRLTDALFLGWPLVTPPTPLALPPVEFFWYYLWSPSFFVEVGIWLTLAAVVVADRRRGTE; this comes from the coding sequence GTGCTGTTCCCGACCCATCTCGCCATCGCCGTCCTACTCGGGCGGCGGTTCCGGCTGTCGACGGCGTGGCTCCTCGTCGGGGCGACGCTGCCCGACGCCGTCGACAAGCCGCTGGCGAGCCTCGGCGTCGTCGACCTGTTTCACACGGTCGGTCACTCCGCGCTGCTGGTAGTCCTGGCCGTGCCCGTCGCCTACCACAGCCGCGCCGGCCTCGCGCTGGCGGTCGGCTGGGGGACGCATCTGTTCGCCGACGCGTTCCAGATCATCGTCAACGGCCGGCTGACGGACGCGCTCTTCCTCGGCTGGCCGCTGGTCACCCCACCGACGCCGCTCGCGCTCCCGCCCGTGGAGTTCTTCTGGTACTACCTCTGGTCGCCGTCGTTCTTCGTCGAGGTTGGCATCTGGCTGACGCTCGCGGCCGTCGTCGTCGCCGACCGACGCCGGGGCACCGAGTAG
- a CDS encoding aldo/keto reductase: MNCLFVGAGAVADQYAAALSRGPLTLVAVCDTDADRAAGFAEQHDCAAYTDLATALAESDAPVALNLTSHAAHAPVTRECLDAGVHVYSEKPLALDTETARDLLARAEDAGLGLACAPITPDCDAQRIAGRTLADGRLGRVGIATATAHVGRVTEWHDRPDSFLEVGPLYDGGVYPLSLLVAWFGPAAEVRVADALDTWPDREDRAPSAPSHVEATIEFETGPVARLTASFYVPHRAREFYGLELHGDDGSLYLADAGAMTAERDSVSFGRSGRDYTPMPPEHPTRESTHLDGVERFAAALAEGRRPRGTARRGAHVVAICGAIEEAAAEGGSVPIPDCGATAAPAAAPVVRPEADERREPSTAGTARNSAIRLPAVGFGCSRYRGGEYVDRTESIETALDAGYRLLDSAELYGNEHRIGDLLAAPGAPDRETLFLLGKVWNTNHEHVVEACTGSLDELGVDAFDCYALHWPDSWAYQGPLGRLAAQPPEEVEPSTFPEDESGERATAALSLADSWRNLETAHDRGLTRTLGICNVGREQLETVLDVATVPPAVVQVERHPYQPQADLVEFCHEQGIRVLAHSPLSAPGLLSEPVLQEIAEERRCSPAEVVVAWNVTEGVVPIPSSNDPEHIVANRHAGRLRLDADENARIATLADPDFER, from the coding sequence GTGAACTGTCTCTTCGTCGGCGCCGGGGCGGTCGCCGACCAGTACGCCGCCGCGCTGTCGAGGGGCCCGCTGACCCTCGTCGCCGTCTGTGACACCGACGCCGACCGCGCCGCGGGCTTCGCCGAGCAACACGACTGCGCTGCGTACACCGATCTCGCGACGGCGCTCGCGGAGTCCGACGCGCCGGTCGCGCTGAACCTCACCAGCCACGCCGCACACGCGCCGGTGACTCGGGAATGTCTCGACGCCGGCGTCCACGTCTACAGCGAGAAGCCCCTCGCGCTCGATACTGAGACGGCTCGGGACCTGCTTGCCCGTGCCGAAGACGCCGGCCTCGGGCTTGCCTGCGCGCCGATCACGCCGGACTGCGACGCCCAGCGCATCGCCGGCCGGACGCTCGCCGACGGCCGACTGGGCCGCGTCGGCATCGCCACCGCCACCGCCCACGTCGGCCGCGTCACCGAGTGGCACGACCGGCCGGACTCCTTCCTCGAAGTGGGGCCGCTGTACGACGGCGGGGTCTACCCGCTCTCGCTGCTGGTCGCGTGGTTCGGCCCGGCCGCCGAGGTCCGGGTCGCCGACGCGCTCGATACGTGGCCTGACCGCGAGGACCGGGCGCCGTCGGCGCCGAGCCACGTCGAAGCGACCATCGAGTTCGAGACTGGGCCCGTTGCCCGCCTCACGGCGAGCTTCTACGTCCCGCACCGGGCGCGGGAGTTCTACGGCCTCGAACTCCACGGCGACGATGGCTCGCTCTACCTCGCCGACGCCGGCGCCATGACCGCCGAGCGGGACTCTGTCTCGTTCGGCCGGTCGGGGCGCGACTACACCCCGATGCCGCCGGAACACCCCACCCGAGAGTCGACGCACCTCGACGGCGTGGAGCGGTTTGCGGCCGCGCTCGCCGAGGGGCGACGCCCCCGCGGCACCGCCCGCCGTGGGGCACACGTCGTCGCGATCTGTGGCGCCATCGAGGAGGCTGCCGCCGAAGGTGGGTCCGTCCCGATCCCCGACTGTGGAGCGACTGCCGCTCCGGCCGCGGCGCCGGTCGTCAGGCCCGAGGCCGACGAGCGCCGGGAACCGTCGACGGCCGGAACGGCCCGAAACAGCGCGATCAGGCTGCCAGCCGTGGGCTTCGGCTGTTCGCGCTACCGCGGCGGCGAGTACGTCGACCGAACCGAGAGTATCGAGACGGCCCTCGACGCGGGCTATCGCCTCCTCGACTCGGCGGAGCTGTACGGCAACGAACACCGGATCGGCGACCTGCTCGCCGCCCCGGGGGCGCCCGACCGGGAGACGCTGTTCCTCCTCGGGAAAGTCTGGAACACGAACCACGAGCACGTCGTGGAGGCCTGTACCGGCAGCCTCGACGAACTCGGCGTCGACGCGTTCGACTGCTACGCGCTCCACTGGCCGGACTCGTGGGCGTATCAAGGTCCCCTCGGTCGACTGGCGGCACAGCCACCCGAAGAGGTCGAGCCGTCGACGTTTCCCGAGGACGAGTCCGGCGAGCGCGCCACGGCCGCCCTCTCGCTCGCCGACTCCTGGCGGAACCTCGAAACGGCCCACGATCGGGGGTTGACCCGCACGCTCGGCATCTGCAACGTCGGCCGCGAGCAGTTAGAGACGGTGCTCGACGTTGCGACCGTGCCGCCGGCGGTCGTGCAGGTCGAACGCCACCCCTACCAGCCACAGGCTGATCTCGTCGAGTTCTGCCACGAACAGGGGATCCGCGTGCTGGCGCACTCGCCGCTGTCGGCGCCGGGGCTGCTCTCCGAGCCGGTACTGCAGGAGATCGCCGAAGAACGACGCTGCTCGCCCGCCGAGGTCGTCGTCGCGTGGAACGTCACCGAGGGCGTGGTGCCGATCCCGTCCTCGAACGACCCCGAGCACATCGTGGCCAACCGCCACGCGGGACGGCTACGGCTCGACGCCGACGAGAACGCGCGGATCGCGACGCTCGCGGACCCTGATTTCGAGCGGTAA